In Paenibacillus sp. J23TS9, a single genomic region encodes these proteins:
- a CDS encoding DUF294 nucleotidyltransferase-like domain-containing protein, giving the protein MEPMKYAESEPDLEGIRYAASREQLKNKRQECQTQLEHLYTLLPIEAWTSLVNDMHDDVAARAAALCEYELEAAGYGPPPVPYAFVVFGSSGRRESTLWSDQDNGLILSDEVHEEKEMYFHTFGRHLSNLLEYLGYEKCKGKVMCSEPLWRKTLAEWKGQMTSWHQDFSWEPVRNLMIASDMRFISGERPLVVAWKQFFERSMNESPEMATAILRNTVRHKATLNVLGQVVTERFGEHAGDFDVKYGVYIPLVNSIRYMALQEGIGETSTLKRLEKLSLLDGGNMLFENCQRAFLTALTLRAAASFTVKNGVYSSSGYLPQSELKKKPLLYKLRDSLTTVRRTHRALQRRLRFAERRRS; this is encoded by the coding sequence ATGGAGCCGATGAAATACGCCGAAAGTGAGCCGGATTTGGAAGGCATCAGATATGCAGCTTCGCGTGAACAATTGAAAAATAAACGACAGGAATGCCAAACGCAGCTGGAGCATCTGTATACACTGCTGCCGATTGAGGCATGGACCTCGCTTGTGAATGACATGCATGATGATGTTGCAGCCAGAGCGGCGGCATTATGTGAATATGAACTGGAAGCGGCGGGTTACGGCCCGCCCCCTGTTCCTTATGCTTTTGTGGTGTTTGGAAGCTCTGGACGCCGTGAATCCACACTTTGGAGCGACCAGGATAACGGGCTGATCCTCAGTGACGAAGTCCATGAAGAAAAAGAGATGTACTTCCACACATTTGGACGTCATCTGTCCAATTTGCTGGAATATTTGGGATACGAAAAATGCAAAGGGAAAGTCATGTGCTCCGAGCCGCTATGGCGCAAAACGCTAGCGGAGTGGAAGGGGCAAATGACAAGCTGGCATCAGGATTTCAGCTGGGAGCCTGTCCGCAACCTGATGATAGCTTCGGATATGCGATTTATTTCGGGGGAACGTCCGCTTGTCGTGGCATGGAAACAGTTTTTTGAACGCAGCATGAATGAATCTCCTGAGATGGCGACAGCTATTTTGAGGAATACCGTCAGGCATAAGGCGACGCTGAATGTTCTTGGACAGGTAGTAACCGAACGTTTTGGAGAGCATGCCGGGGATTTTGATGTGAAATATGGTGTGTATATCCCGCTGGTGAACAGTATCCGGTACATGGCTTTACAAGAAGGGATTGGCGAGACATCCACGCTGAAGCGTCTGGAAAAATTATCTTTGCTTGATGGGGGGAACATGCTGTTTGAAAACTGCCAGCGTGCTTTTCTGACAGCTTTGACGCTTCGCGCAGCGGCTTCCTTTACTGTGAAGAACGGCGTTTACTCCAGCAGTGGATACCTGCCGCAATCCGAATTGAAGAAAAAACCGCTGCTCTATAAGCTTCGTGATAGCCTTACGACCGTGAGGCGCACCCACCGGGCACTGCAGAGACGTCTGCGGTTTGCTGAGAGGAGAAGGTCATGA
- a CDS encoding TlpA disulfide reductase family protein, with protein MKRNLYILLGVIVLIGIAVYQNAGPGIQSVFQHEKAMPTETGPKAGLLAPAFTAQGLDGNDYHVGGQQDKAILLNFWASWCSPCQQEAPELNALAEKYKDSLNIYGVNVTKYDNKKNAQKFIEKYSVNFPVMLDLKADIYETQYKGIAFPTNVLIDKRGVVQEVVLGILPPKDLEKKLKHLIKS; from the coding sequence ATGAAGCGTAATCTATATATTCTTCTTGGCGTGATCGTATTAATCGGTATCGCGGTTTATCAAAATGCGGGACCCGGCATCCAGTCGGTATTCCAGCATGAAAAGGCGATGCCGACCGAGACGGGACCCAAGGCGGGGCTGCTAGCCCCGGCGTTTACAGCACAAGGTCTGGACGGAAATGATTATCATGTCGGCGGACAGCAGGATAAGGCAATTTTGCTCAATTTTTGGGCGTCCTGGTGTAGTCCATGTCAGCAGGAAGCTCCTGAGCTGAACGCTCTTGCCGAGAAATATAAGGACAGCCTAAACATCTACGGCGTTAACGTTACCAAATACGATAATAAAAAGAATGCCCAAAAATTTATCGAAAAATATAGCGTGAATTTCCCGGTGATGCTGGACTTGAAAGCTGATATTTACGAAACACAGTATAAGGGGATCGCCTTTCCAACTAATGTGCTGATCGACAAGCGCGGAGTCGTCCAGGAAGTTGTGCTTGGTATTTTGCCGCCCAAAGATTTGGAGAAGAAATTGAAGCATTTGATTAAATCATGA
- a CDS encoding M67 family metallopeptidase: protein MTEPHGTRQEISLSALCGRQIAEHLFLRLPYEACGVLRGKATAGGMRIDTFVPMRNVAPDPLHRFVLHPEDWVRECLRGDGLVGLFHSHPHSLPVPSEEDLQQLPLFADLLRVYMIGSPDETNEKVQLNGYSILKGMDGLYTLQPAIVKHG from the coding sequence TTGACAGAGCCTCATGGAACCAGGCAAGAAATTTCGCTCAGCGCCTTGTGCGGAAGGCAGATAGCCGAGCATCTGTTTCTCCGATTACCATATGAAGCCTGCGGTGTATTGCGGGGTAAAGCTACAGCGGGCGGCATGCGGATCGATACCTTCGTTCCAATGCGCAACGTAGCGCCTGACCCGCTGCACCGTTTTGTCCTACATCCCGAAGACTGGGTAAGAGAATGCTTGCGGGGTGATGGCCTCGTCGGCCTTTTCCATTCCCATCCCCACTCGCTGCCTGTTCCCTCCGAAGAGGATCTGCAGCAGCTGCCTCTATTCGCGGATCTGCTCAGGGTCTATATGATCGGCAGTCCGGACGAGACGAATGAGAAAGTGCAGTTAAACGGGTATTCTATCTTGAAAGGAATGGATGGTCTGTACACGCTGCAGCCTGCAATTGTTAAGCATGGCTGA
- a CDS encoding exonuclease domain-containing protein, which produces MKTPERGNGGFWSMLRQGGVPSAISSVMGGTSAQQMAFIRSLMREQRRPETLHTPLHKLKTVIFDLETTGFHVQQGDEILSIGALKADGEYIMEEEQFYTLVQAKRPVPGHITELTGITQPMIDQAPPLISGLHDFMNFIGDRVLVAHASAHDKSFLNAALWKTSKVNLSHRLIDTMMIARWLDPNRQSYSLDSLLSGKGIPIEGRHHALEDAKMTAQLWTSYLKEIAESRMADTLGDLYACLSHA; this is translated from the coding sequence ATGAAAACCCCGGAGCGCGGAAATGGCGGCTTCTGGAGCATGCTGCGCCAGGGAGGAGTACCATCTGCTATATCATCCGTAATGGGAGGTACTTCAGCTCAGCAGATGGCCTTTATCCGCTCTCTGATGCGGGAACAGCGCAGACCGGAAACGCTTCATACACCACTGCATAAGCTTAAAACGGTCATTTTCGACTTGGAAACCACCGGGTTTCATGTTCAGCAAGGGGATGAAATACTATCTATTGGGGCGCTGAAGGCAGACGGCGAATACATCATGGAAGAAGAACAATTTTACACGCTGGTTCAAGCCAAACGGCCGGTACCCGGGCATATCACCGAGCTGACAGGCATTACGCAGCCGATGATTGATCAGGCGCCGCCCCTCATTAGCGGTCTGCATGATTTCATGAATTTTATCGGAGACAGGGTGTTGGTAGCTCATGCCAGTGCGCATGATAAATCATTTCTGAATGCAGCTCTCTGGAAAACATCCAAGGTTAATCTCAGTCATCGCCTCATTGATACGATGATGATCGCACGATGGCTGGACCCTAACCGTCAGAGCTATTCGCTGGACTCGTTGTTGTCAGGGAAGGGCATTCCGATTGAAGGAAGACATCATGCGCTAGAAGATGCGAAGATGACGGCTCAGCTCTGGACTTCATATCTTAAGGAAATTGCAGAGAGCAGAATGGCCGATACGCTGGGTGATCTATATGCCTGTCTCAGCCATGCTTAA